In Oryza sativa Japonica Group chromosome 8, ASM3414082v1, the sequence gctacacccaaCTAAAataacatacatatatattatctttcaaagttttataataaaagtaaacatgtatCTTTTATGGTATATAttataaagaaaaataagatcaaatatatattttgaagaaCGTATCATTGTCTCAAACAATAAAActatggaaccggagggagtacatcattTGCATTATGCAAATCAACAAGCAATTAATCAAGCACCGagttcacaaaaaaaaaaaaatcaagcaccgccacggcagctagctagctgcacgtACCAACTGACTCATCCACCATCATCAGTGCAATCAATGCAGTGCCGGATTATTATTGTCCATACGGTGATAGTGACACACAGACTTTTGCATGCGTACGTCATCATCAACTGTggacgacgtcgccggcgccggacacGAACGCGCACACCGCCGCGAAGAGCTCGTCGGCCGTCTCCTTCACGAACAGCTCCGCCGCGTGGGACCCGGCGAAGTCCGTCTTCGCGACGACCTCCACGCCGTGCCCCCGCAGCCACGCGACCAGCTCCCTCTGCCTGTCGATCAGCGGGTCGCCGTCGCTCCCGGTGACCAGGCACCGAGGCAGCCCggtcaacgccgccgccgccgccgccatcgacttCGCCGGGTTGCTGAACTCGTGGTCCTGGTCGGCGCCCGCCGGCAGCGCGAGGCTCCAGAGCTTGTCGTTCGCCTCCAGCGGCAGCACCGCGTCGTCGCCGGACTTCTCCTCCGACGGCgtccgcgccacgccgccgaggTACGGCTGGTGCAGCACCAGcccgcgcacggcggcggggcCCAGGTCGAGGCCCCTGCAGGCCCGGACGCCGGCGTTGAGCGCCATGTTCCCGCCGGAGCTGCTCCCCATGACGAAGCACCGCGACAGGTCGCCGTGCGCCGCGATCCAGGGGTCCCCCGCGGCGGCGTCACGGAGCCAgagcacggcggaggcggcgtcgtcgtaggcggcggggaggcggtgCTCGGGCGCAAGGCGGTAGTCGAGGGAGACGACGAtggccggcacggcggcggccatggcctcGCAGGAGGCGTGGTAGAAGACGCTGCCGGTGGAGAAGAGGAcgaagccgccgccgtggaAGTAGAGGATGACGGGGAGCttggacgtcggcggcggcggcggcgaggcggggttGGGGAGGTAGAGGCGGAGCGACGTGGCGAGGGAGGCGTCGAGCGGCACGTCGCGG encodes:
- the LOC4346236 gene encoding probable carboxylesterase 8; translation: MLTRLVSTNYLPKSKKKQSEQAPDTMGDVTAAAAPSTDKSNNLFMQIVVHPDGTITRPFVPDAPPSATGPVLSRDVPLDASLATSLRLYLPNPASPPPPPTSKLPVILYFHGGGFVLFSTGSVFYHASCEAMAAAVPAIVVSLDYRLAPEHRLPAAYDDAASAVLWLRDAAAGDPWIAAHGDLSRCFVMGSSSGGNMALNAGVRACRGLDLGPAAVRGLVLHQPYLGGVARTPSEEKSGDDAVLPLEANDKLWSLALPAGADQDHEFSNPAKSMAAAAAALTGLPRCLVTGSDGDPLIDRQRELVAWLRGHGVEVVAKTDFAGSHAAELFVKETADELFAAVCAFVSGAGDVVHS